The Ochotona princeps isolate mOchPri1 chromosome 1, mOchPri1.hap1, whole genome shotgun sequence genome has a segment encoding these proteins:
- the GTF2H5 gene encoding general transcription factor IIH subunit 5 — translation MVNVLKGVLIECDPAMKQFLLYLDESNALGKKFIIQDIDDTHVFVIAELVNVLQERVGELMDQNAFSLTQK, via the exons ATGGTCAACGTGTTGAAAGGAGTGCTTATAGAATG CGACCCTGCCATGAAGCAGTTCCTGCTGTACTTGGACGAGTCCAACGCCCTAGGGAAGAAGTTCATCATCCAGGACATCGATGACACTCACGTCTTCGTGATAGCGGAGCTGGTGAACGTCCTGCAGGAGCGAGTAGGTGAACTCATGGACCAGAATGCTTTTTCTCTTACCCAGAAGTGA